A genomic window from Streptomyces sp. WMMC940 includes:
- a CDS encoding ferredoxin reductase family protein, with the protein MIQSGRAARRLTMQAIRPRRNPATVLLVAAWAGAAAVMWLWWDNTAVVHMDTAEWLIGAGRITGLLGGYMIALVVLQMARVPALERRVGSDRATRWHAMSGRYAISLVTAHVVLTVWGYSVQARTGLVEQTVTVVVDFPEMVEATIGTALLLVVGFVSAGAVRRRMRYETWYYLHLLTYVAVYLTFWHQLATGSEFVASATARTIWYVLYGTVGALLLWYRILAPVRLNLRHRMRVESVVDEAPGVVSVLITGRRLHRIGAEAGQFFRWRFLADGLRWSSNPYSLSAPPRPDLLRITVKAAGEHSRALGRLEPGTRVWAEGPYGAMTAGRRSRNKVLLIAGGAGITPLRALFETLPGGPGDLSLLYRAGSTEDLALWTELQEIAEARRAKLLYAVNGPDGARPEITTERLKEVFPDIDEHDVYLCGPPGLAEESYNALRAAGVPSRRIHHESFEM; encoded by the coding sequence ATGATTCAGAGCGGTCGGGCCGCCAGACGCCTGACCATGCAGGCGATCCGGCCGCGCCGCAATCCGGCGACGGTGCTGCTGGTCGCCGCCTGGGCCGGGGCCGCCGCCGTCATGTGGCTGTGGTGGGACAACACCGCGGTCGTCCACATGGACACCGCGGAGTGGCTGATCGGCGCGGGCCGGATCACGGGCCTGCTCGGCGGCTACATGATCGCCCTCGTGGTGCTGCAAATGGCCCGCGTCCCCGCGCTGGAGCGGCGGGTGGGCTCCGACCGGGCGACGCGCTGGCACGCGATGAGCGGCCGGTACGCGATCAGCCTGGTCACCGCCCATGTCGTCCTCACCGTCTGGGGGTACTCCGTCCAGGCCCGCACCGGCCTGGTCGAGCAGACCGTCACCGTCGTCGTCGACTTCCCCGAGATGGTCGAGGCGACGATCGGTACGGCGCTGCTGCTGGTGGTCGGTTTCGTCTCGGCGGGCGCGGTGCGCCGCCGGATGCGCTACGAGACCTGGTACTACCTGCATCTGCTGACCTATGTCGCCGTGTACCTGACGTTCTGGCACCAGCTCGCCACGGGCTCGGAGTTCGTGGCGAGCGCGACCGCCCGCACGATCTGGTACGTGCTCTACGGCACGGTCGGCGCACTGCTCCTCTGGTACCGGATCCTGGCCCCGGTGCGGCTCAACCTGCGGCACCGGATGCGGGTGGAATCCGTGGTGGACGAGGCACCGGGCGTGGTGTCCGTCCTGATCACGGGGCGGCGGCTGCACCGGATCGGCGCGGAGGCGGGCCAGTTCTTCCGCTGGCGGTTCCTCGCCGACGGCCTGCGCTGGAGCTCCAACCCGTACTCCCTCTCCGCGCCGCCCCGCCCCGATCTGCTGCGCATCACCGTCAAGGCCGCCGGGGAGCACAGCAGGGCGCTCGGCCGGCTGGAGCCGGGGACCAGGGTCTGGGCCGAGGGTCCCTACGGGGCGATGACCGCGGGCCGGCGCAGCCGGAACAAGGTGCTCCTGATCGCCGGAGGCGCCGGGATCACCCCGCTGCGCGCACTGTTCGAGACGCTGCCGGGCGGCCCGGGAGACCTGTCGCTGCTCTACCGCGCCGGCTCGACGGAGGACCTGGCGCTGTGGACCGAGCTCCAGGAGATCGCCGAGGCCCGCCGGGCGAAGCTGCTGTACGCCGTGAACGGGCCGGACGGGGCACGTCCGGAGATCACCACCGAGCGGCTGAAGGAAGTGTTCCCCGACATCGACGAGCACGACGTGTACCTCTGCGGCCCGCCCGGGCTCGCCGAGGAGTCCTACAACGCACTGCGGGCGGCGGGCGTGCCGTCGCGTCGCATCCATCACGAGTCGTTCGAGATGTGA
- a CDS encoding pyridoxamine 5'-phosphate oxidase family protein, with product MGQTYERIEGRIRTFIEEQPVFFTATAPLAADGHVNLSPKGRKGTLVVLDELTLAYLDFGGSGAETIAHLRENGRITLMWCAFSGSPKVLRVHGEGEAVFRDDPRWAGYLAHFRDADGDGARAVIVVRARRIGDACGFAVPFMDYREERTQHAEYLARKTDEEFAAYCERKPHVGESLDGLPALPLPLPARTD from the coding sequence ATGGGTCAGACGTACGAACGCATAGAGGGCCGTATCCGCACCTTCATCGAGGAGCAGCCTGTCTTCTTCACCGCCACCGCGCCGCTCGCCGCCGACGGCCATGTAAACCTCTCCCCCAAGGGCCGCAAGGGCACCCTCGTCGTCCTCGACGAGCTGACCCTGGCCTACCTGGACTTCGGCGGCAGCGGCGCCGAGACCATCGCCCACCTCCGGGAGAACGGCCGTATCACCCTGATGTGGTGTGCGTTCAGCGGGTCGCCGAAGGTGCTGCGGGTGCACGGGGAAGGCGAGGCGGTCTTCCGGGACGACCCGCGCTGGGCCGGGTACCTCGCGCACTTCCGGGACGCCGACGGCGACGGCGCCCGCGCGGTGATCGTCGTACGCGCCCGGCGCATCGGCGACGCCTGCGGGTTCGCCGTCCCCTTCATGGACTACCGCGAGGAGCGCACCCAGCACGCGGAGTACCTCGCGCGCAAGACCGACGAGGAGTTCGCGGCCTACTGCGAGAGGAAGCCGCACGTCGGAGAGAGCCTGGACGGGCTGCCGGCGCTGCCGCTGCCGCTGCCCGCGCGCACCGACTGA
- a CDS encoding argininosuccinate synthase — translation MTERVVLAYSGGLDTSVAIGWIAEETGAEVIAVAVDVGQGGEDLDVIRKRALACGAVEAEVADAKDEFAEEYCLPAIKANALYMDRYPLVSALSRPTIVKHLVAAAKKHGASIVAHGCTGKGNDQVRFEAGIASLAPDLKCIAPVRDYAMTRDKAIAFCEAKQLPIATTKKSPYSIDQNVFGRAVETGFLEDIWNGPIEDIYEYTSNPAEVREADEVIISFKEGVPVALDGKPVTVLQAIQQLNERAGAQGIGRIDMVEDRLVGIKSREVYEAPGAIALITAHQELENVTVERELARYKRQVEQRWGELVYDGLWFSPLKRALEGFVDEANQHVTGDIRMTLHGGRAVVTGRRSEQSLYDFNLATYDTGDTFDQSKAQGFIDIFGLSSKIAAKRDLA, via the coding sequence GTGACCGAGCGCGTCGTACTCGCCTACTCGGGCGGTCTGGACACCTCCGTCGCCATCGGCTGGATCGCCGAGGAGACGGGCGCCGAGGTCATCGCCGTTGCCGTGGACGTCGGCCAGGGCGGCGAGGACCTGGACGTCATCCGCAAGCGCGCGCTCGCCTGCGGTGCCGTCGAGGCCGAGGTCGCGGACGCCAAGGACGAGTTCGCCGAGGAGTACTGCCTCCCGGCGATCAAGGCCAACGCCCTCTACATGGACCGCTACCCGCTGGTCTCCGCCCTCTCCCGGCCGACGATCGTCAAGCACCTCGTGGCCGCCGCGAAGAAGCACGGCGCCTCGATCGTGGCCCACGGCTGCACCGGCAAGGGCAACGACCAGGTGCGGTTCGAGGCGGGCATCGCCTCCCTCGCCCCCGACCTGAAGTGCATCGCCCCGGTCCGTGACTACGCGATGACCCGGGACAAGGCCATCGCGTTCTGCGAGGCGAAGCAGCTCCCGATCGCCACCACCAAGAAGTCGCCCTACTCGATCGACCAGAACGTCTTCGGGCGCGCCGTCGAGACCGGCTTCCTGGAGGACATCTGGAACGGGCCGATCGAGGACATCTACGAGTACACCTCCAACCCGGCCGAGGTCCGCGAGGCCGACGAGGTGATCATCTCCTTCAAGGAGGGCGTGCCGGTCGCACTCGACGGCAAGCCCGTCACCGTCCTGCAGGCGATCCAGCAGCTCAACGAGCGGGCCGGCGCCCAGGGCATCGGCCGGATCGACATGGTCGAGGACCGGCTCGTCGGCATCAAGTCCCGCGAGGTGTACGAGGCCCCGGGCGCGATCGCGCTGATCACCGCCCACCAGGAGCTGGAGAACGTCACCGTCGAGCGCGAGCTGGCCCGGTACAAGCGGCAGGTCGAGCAGCGCTGGGGCGAGCTCGTCTACGACGGCCTGTGGTTCTCGCCGCTCAAGCGGGCCCTGGAGGGCTTCGTCGACGAGGCCAACCAGCACGTCACCGGCGACATCCGGATGACCCTGCACGGCGGCCGCGCCGTCGTCACCGGCCGGCGGTCGGAGCAGTCGCTGTACGACTTCAACCTCGCGACGTACGACACGGGCGACACGTTCGACCAGTCGAAGGCCCAGGGCTTCATCGACATCTTCGGTCTCTCGTCGAAGATCGCCGCGAAGCGCGACCTCGCCTGA
- the argH gene encoding argininosuccinate lyase, protein MSSNNGDVRLWGGRFADGPAEALAKLSASVHFDWRLAPYDIAGSRAHARVLHKAGLLTSDELERMLAGLDRLEADVADGSFTGTIADEDVHTALERGLLERLGPDLGGKLRAGRSRNDQVATLFRMYLRDHARIIGGLIAELQDALVGLAEAHPDVAMPGRTHLQHAQPVLFAHHVLAHVQSLSRDAERLRQWDERTAVSPYGSGALAGSSLGLDPEAVAQDLGFEHGSAGNSIDGTASRDFAAEFAFIAAMIGVNLSRIAEEVIIWNTKEFSFVTLHDAFSTGSSIMPQKKNPDIAELARGKSGRLVGNLTGLLATLKALPLAYNRDLQEDKEPVFDSCDQLEVLLPAFTGMMATLTVNRERMEELAPAGFSLATDIAEWLVKQGVPFRVAHEVAGECVKECEAHGIELDQLTDEQFAKISPHLTPEVRTVLDVPGALASRSGRGGTAPSAVAVQLAEVKADLAAQHAWATAEH, encoded by the coding sequence GTGAGCAGCAACAACGGTGACGTCCGGCTCTGGGGCGGCCGGTTCGCCGACGGTCCCGCCGAGGCGCTGGCGAAGCTGTCGGCGTCGGTCCACTTCGACTGGCGACTCGCGCCGTACGACATCGCCGGCTCCCGCGCCCACGCCCGCGTGCTGCACAAGGCGGGCCTGCTCACCTCCGACGAGCTGGAGCGGATGCTCGCCGGGCTCGACCGGCTGGAGGCGGACGTCGCGGACGGCAGCTTCACCGGCACCATCGCCGACGAGGACGTCCACACCGCCCTCGAACGCGGCCTCCTGGAGCGCCTCGGCCCGGATCTCGGCGGCAAGCTGCGCGCCGGCCGGTCCCGCAACGACCAGGTCGCCACGCTCTTCCGGATGTACCTGCGCGACCACGCCCGGATCATCGGAGGGCTGATCGCCGAACTCCAGGACGCCCTGGTGGGGCTGGCGGAGGCCCACCCCGACGTCGCCATGCCGGGCCGCACGCACCTCCAGCACGCACAGCCCGTGCTCTTCGCCCATCACGTGCTCGCCCACGTCCAGTCGCTCTCCCGGGACGCCGAACGGCTGCGTCAGTGGGACGAGCGGACCGCCGTCTCCCCGTACGGCTCCGGCGCGCTCGCCGGGTCCTCGCTCGGACTGGACCCGGAGGCGGTGGCGCAGGACCTCGGCTTCGAGCACGGCAGCGCGGGGAACTCCATCGACGGCACGGCCTCTCGGGACTTCGCCGCCGAGTTCGCCTTCATCGCCGCGATGATCGGGGTGAACCTCTCCCGGATCGCCGAGGAGGTCATCATCTGGAACACGAAGGAGTTCTCCTTCGTGACGCTGCACGACGCCTTCTCCACCGGCTCGTCGATCATGCCGCAGAAGAAGAACCCGGACATCGCCGAGCTGGCGCGCGGCAAGTCGGGCCGCCTCGTCGGCAATCTGACCGGTCTGCTCGCCACGCTGAAGGCCCTGCCGCTCGCCTACAACCGCGACCTGCAGGAGGACAAGGAGCCGGTCTTCGACTCCTGCGACCAGTTGGAGGTGCTGCTGCCCGCCTTCACCGGGATGATGGCCACCCTGACCGTCAACCGCGAGCGGATGGAGGAGCTCGCACCCGCCGGCTTCTCGCTGGCCACCGACATCGCGGAGTGGCTGGTGAAGCAGGGCGTGCCGTTCCGCGTCGCGCACGAGGTCGCGGGCGAGTGCGTCAAGGAGTGCGAGGCGCACGGGATCGAGCTGGACCAGCTCACGGACGAGCAGTTCGCGAAGATCTCGCCGCACCTCACGCCCGAGGTCAGGACCGTGCTCGACGTTCCCGGCGCGCTCGCCTCCCGCAGCGGCCGCGGCGGTACGGCGCCGTCCGCCGTCGCCGTCCAGCTCGCGGAGGTCAAGGCGGACCTCGCCGCCCAGCACGCCTGGGCCACCGCCGAGCACTGA
- a CDS encoding DUF6262 family protein codes for MKTAAVPEPRTAAALEARRHRTETALQRVREAITRLRREKAQVSVAAVARRADVSRTFLYDNAEARATVASAMAESGDRRTQLLADQHDEREATWRERALNAEDALKAAQAEILTQRTRIGELLGQIRDLEAEWTEEAIQRITTENTTLKQRVRQLTTDNRTLDERLKAARSNLRFQDRRLADLEAQIVDS; via the coding sequence ATGAAGACCGCTGCCGTCCCAGAACCCCGCACGGCCGCCGCCCTGGAGGCCCGCCGCCACAGGACGGAGACCGCGCTCCAGCGGGTCCGCGAAGCCATCACCCGGCTTCGGCGCGAGAAAGCCCAGGTCAGCGTCGCCGCTGTCGCCCGTCGCGCAGACGTCTCGCGCACCTTCCTCTACGACAACGCCGAGGCCCGAGCCACGGTCGCCAGCGCGATGGCCGAGTCCGGAGACCGCCGGACCCAGTTGCTTGCCGACCAGCACGACGAACGCGAGGCGACCTGGCGCGAACGTGCCCTGAACGCCGAGGACGCTCTCAAGGCCGCCCAGGCCGAGATCCTCACCCAGCGCACCCGCATCGGCGAACTCCTCGGCCAGATCAGGGACTTGGAAGCCGAGTGGACCGAAGAGGCCATCCAGCGGATCACCACCGAGAACACCACCCTCAAACAACGCGTCCGCCAGCTCACGACCGACAACCGCACCCTCGACGAGCGACTCAAGGCCGCCCGCTCCAACCTCCGCTTCCAGGACCGGCGCCTCGCCGACCTCGAAGCCCAGATCGTCGACAGCTGA
- a CDS encoding tyrosine-type recombinase/integrase, producing MVTGRRLGEVIELRWNCIGRLNGLAMLWHDQTKVGNYDAAIRIPESLFGLIADRQRKTLGRFADEHGYTPTGKERDGLALFPTNYRSTDGTIALSRPWFYSRFRPWVDSMDIGHCVPHQARHTLATSLLRQGATLTHIRRYLGHVSDRMAEHYVHLSNTDLENVLQHVWVAGPGTATPGELLAGDSSEALTKEQALAIAVDLARRSTPAEGGFCTFQPVVDGGACPWNLDCHNCDKFVLSGADLLYWQRKREQWRLLAEGAPDDATADYLHRYFEPTARAIDGLEKALAGLGLLDDALALDLRKPQDYFHRVWSTAFRAADLAAAGGEGDQSEYSDTRTTDNDPDQDIV from the coding sequence GTGGTGACCGGACGACGGTTGGGCGAGGTGATCGAGCTCCGCTGGAACTGTATTGGCCGGCTCAACGGGCTCGCGATGCTCTGGCACGACCAGACCAAGGTGGGCAATTACGACGCGGCCATCCGCATCCCCGAGTCGCTCTTCGGCCTCATCGCCGACCGGCAACGCAAGACCCTCGGCCGATTCGCCGACGAACACGGCTACACCCCAACGGGCAAGGAACGCGACGGCCTCGCGCTGTTCCCCACCAACTACCGCAGCACCGACGGAACAATCGCACTGAGCAGACCCTGGTTCTACAGCCGTTTCCGCCCCTGGGTCGACTCCATGGACATCGGTCATTGCGTCCCCCACCAGGCCCGCCACACCCTGGCCACCAGCCTCCTCCGCCAAGGCGCCACCCTCACCCACATCCGTCGCTATCTCGGGCACGTCTCGGACAGGATGGCCGAGCACTACGTCCATCTCTCCAACACTGACCTGGAGAACGTGCTCCAGCACGTGTGGGTCGCCGGCCCCGGTACCGCCACGCCGGGGGAGCTTCTCGCGGGGGACTCGTCCGAGGCACTCACCAAGGAGCAGGCACTGGCCATCGCCGTCGACTTGGCCCGCCGCAGCACCCCAGCTGAGGGTGGGTTCTGCACCTTCCAGCCGGTCGTCGATGGCGGCGCCTGTCCCTGGAACCTCGACTGCCACAACTGCGACAAGTTCGTCCTCTCCGGCGCGGACCTCCTCTACTGGCAGCGCAAGCGCGAGCAGTGGCGGCTGCTGGCCGAGGGCGCCCCGGACGACGCCACCGCCGACTACCTCCACCGCTACTTCGAGCCCACCGCCCGCGCCATCGACGGCCTGGAGAAGGCCCTGGCGGGGCTCGGGCTCCTCGACGACGCGCTCGCCCTGGATCTGCGCAAACCGCAGGACTACTTCCACCGCGTGTGGTCCACCGCCTTCCGCGCCGCGGACCTCGCCGCCGCAGGCGGCGAAGGCGACCAGAGCGAGTACAGCGATACGCGCACAACCGACAACGACCCCGATCAGGACATCGTATGA